In candidate division WOR-3 bacterium, the DNA window CGTTTTCCCTGATAATCTCCGAGATCATTTTTTCCACTTTCTTTTCTGAACCCGAATAAACATGTACCGTGAACCATTTTACTTCCGAATCCACTATTTCAGGCTCTGAATTCTCGCTTTCCGTATTTCCGGAATCTTTGTCTTCCATGTTGTCTTTCAAGTCGTCAAAATTCATTTTATCTCACTACCAGACTTACAAGAGTTGTAAAAATCCTGTCGAAAATCCCGATAAACACCGCCAGTAAAATCGACACAAAAATCACCACCATTGTCGAATCCCATAGTTCCTGTCTGGATGGCCAAGATACTCTTCCAAGCTCCTGTTTCGATTCAAAAAGAAAATTTTTAATCTTTTTGATAAATTGCAAAATGGCCTTCATTTATCTTCCTTCCGACGATTTGTTTTTATCAGGCCTGGCAGGATTCGAACCTGCAACCACCGGATTTGGAGTCCGACGCTCTGCCAGTTAGAGCTACAGGCCTATTATTTCGTTTCCTTATGACTTACTC includes these proteins:
- the secE gene encoding preprotein translocase subunit SecE, with product MKKIKNFLFESKQELGRVSWPSRQELWDSTMVVIFVSILLAVFIGIFDRIFTTLVSLVVR